In Kitasatospora sp. NA04385, a single genomic region encodes these proteins:
- a CDS encoding SAM-dependent methyltransferase — translation MTDHQEISLDWMSGDQSTPTATPPSAELRPEVPHPARMYDYYLGGKDNFPADRAAAEQVLALSPLVRISARANRAFLQRAVRTLAEQGVRQFLDIGTGIPSAGNTHEIAQAVDPSAKVAYLDNDPIVLVHGRALLSGARPGTVSVLQADLREPGAILADPAVRELLDLERPVALQLFAILHFIDDDADPYAIVRTLVDALPSGSYLALSHATGDFAPPQEAAKGPAVYRSATAQLSMRSREQVLRFFDGLELLEPGLVTAPLWRPDQAPQDTDHEVAIWAGVARKP, via the coding sequence ATGACCGACCATCAGGAAATCTCGCTCGACTGGATGTCCGGCGACCAGAGCACGCCGACCGCCACGCCGCCCTCCGCCGAACTGCGCCCCGAGGTGCCGCACCCGGCCCGGATGTACGACTACTACCTCGGCGGCAAGGACAACTTCCCCGCCGACCGGGCCGCCGCCGAGCAGGTCCTCGCGCTCAGCCCGCTGGTGCGGATCAGCGCCCGGGCCAACCGGGCGTTCCTGCAGCGGGCCGTGCGCACCCTCGCCGAGCAGGGCGTGCGCCAGTTCCTCGACATCGGCACCGGCATCCCCTCGGCCGGGAACACCCACGAGATCGCCCAGGCCGTCGACCCGTCCGCGAAGGTCGCCTACCTCGACAACGACCCGATCGTGCTGGTGCACGGCCGGGCCCTGCTCTCCGGCGCCCGCCCCGGCACCGTCAGCGTCCTGCAGGCCGACCTGCGCGAGCCCGGGGCGATCCTCGCCGACCCGGCCGTCCGCGAGCTGCTCGACCTCGAACGGCCGGTCGCCCTCCAGCTGTTCGCGATCCTGCACTTCATCGACGACGACGCCGACCCGTACGCGATCGTCCGCACCCTGGTCGACGCGCTGCCCTCCGGCAGCTACCTGGCGCTCTCGCACGCCACCGGCGACTTCGCCCCTCCGCAGGAGGCGGCCAAGGGCCCCGCCGTCTACCGGTCGGCGACCGCACAGCTCAGCATGCGCAGCCGCGAGCAGGTGCTGCGCTTCTTCGACGGCCTCGAACTGCTGGAGCCCGGCCTGGTCACCGCCCCGCTCTGGCGCCCCGACCAGGCCCCGCAGGACACCGACCACGAGGTCGCCATCTGGGCCGGCGTCGCCCGCAAGCCCTGA
- a CDS encoding SDR family oxidoreductase, with protein MRVFPPQRDVADQRGYEVSRRWLVTGCSSGLGLALARAVAVAGDRIVATSRGASPLDALAAEFPGQVVPARLELRSAADCAAAVELARERLGGVDVLVNNAAVGLFGAVEEVSDAELREQLEVLAVAPWRLARLVLPLMREQGGGHVVNVSSVGGRMGFPGLGAYVAGKFALEGMSLTLAAEAAPFGVRVTVVEPGGFATAYGNSLAETAAKLPEYGPTLEPMHRALRGMAGDVGLNRPEAFAELVLRAVAAPAGPVRVPVGPDAYAMVAAALTGEAAELAAARALAGEGVAAPDPV; from the coding sequence ATGCGGGTATTCCCTCCGCAGCGTGACGTCGCAGATCAGAGGGGGTACGAAGTGTCTCGTCGGTGGTTGGTGACCGGGTGTTCGTCGGGGTTGGGGCTGGCGCTCGCGCGGGCGGTGGCGGTGGCCGGGGACCGGATCGTGGCGACCAGCCGGGGGGCCTCGCCGTTGGACGCGCTGGCGGCGGAGTTCCCCGGGCAGGTGGTGCCGGCCCGGCTGGAGCTGCGCAGCGCGGCGGACTGCGCGGCGGCGGTGGAGCTGGCCCGCGAGCGCCTGGGCGGGGTGGACGTGCTGGTGAACAACGCCGCGGTGGGCCTGTTCGGGGCGGTGGAGGAGGTCTCGGACGCGGAGCTGCGCGAGCAGCTGGAGGTGCTGGCGGTGGCGCCCTGGCGGCTGGCGCGGCTGGTGCTGCCGCTGATGCGGGAGCAGGGCGGCGGCCACGTGGTGAACGTCTCCTCGGTGGGCGGGCGGATGGGCTTCCCCGGCCTGGGGGCGTACGTGGCGGGGAAGTTCGCGCTGGAGGGGATGAGCCTGACGCTGGCCGCGGAGGCCGCGCCGTTCGGGGTGCGGGTGACGGTGGTCGAGCCGGGCGGTTTCGCCACCGCGTACGGGAACTCGCTGGCCGAGACGGCGGCGAAGCTGCCGGAGTACGGGCCGACGCTGGAGCCGATGCACCGGGCGCTGCGCGGCATGGCGGGGGACGTCGGGCTGAACCGGCCGGAGGCGTTCGCGGAGCTGGTGCTGCGGGCCGTGGCGGCGCCGGCGGGCCCGGTGCGGGTGCCGGTGGGGCCGGACGCGTACGCGATGGTGGCGGCGGCGCTGACCGGGGAGGCCGCGGAGCTGGCGGCGGCCCGGGCGCTGGCGGGCGAGGGGGTGGCGGCGCCCGATCCGGTCTGA
- the treY gene encoding malto-oligosyltrehalose synthase, which translates to MTSAAARPETAGIPTASYRLQLQPEFTLHDARRAVPYLAALGVSHLHLSPLLEAVAGSTHGYDTLDHSRISEQLGGEGALRELAAEAAAHGLALIADVVPNHMALPVPERLNGPLWEVLKNGPDDPFAAWFDIDWAAQPGPVDAPDRGRLLLPLLGDRLGAVLEQLVVDGGVLRYHEHEFPLRPGTEGLPLAELLERQWYRLCWWQLADEQLNYRRFFTVNDLIAVRVEVPEVFEATHGVLLRLHREGVLAGFRIDHPDGLADPRGYLRRLAEATGGAYTVVEKILTGDEALPADWPCAGTTGYDALRRIDGVLTDRRGAEKLFAAYRRDVGEAVDPAGAGRAGRAGMVAPGGALSAETERLVRLVGRICAEGPELADHSPLAVRRALEQVLTGYPVYRPYVVPGEEAPPEARAALAAPADASDTELLVRALALGGLGRSAAKDEFCHRFGQTASAVAAKGVEDTAFYRFNALLSLNEVGGLPERPGVSVEEFHHWCAGQERLWPAAMTALSTHDTKRSADARARLAVLAELPEVWAAECAAWTLAAGPCADRSTAWLLWQTLLAGWPLSGERLLGVVLKSVREAKRRTSWKEPDAGFEGWLAQYVRGALANPGLCPRIAGFAGLIAPFARVNSLSAALLHLLVPGVPDVFQGGEEPLYTLVDPDNRAPVDLGALAVRLTDSPEPRPGDLAREKLHLTTTALHLRRSGALGSYRPLAADGPAAEHLVAFGRGERVLGAATRLPYGLHRAGGWRETVLELPPGRWTDLLTERRFTGGPVELSYLFRQSPVALLSEGS; encoded by the coding sequence ATGACGTCAGCCGCCGCACGCCCCGAGACTGCCGGCATCCCGACGGCCAGTTACCGGCTCCAGCTGCAGCCGGAGTTCACCCTGCACGACGCCCGCCGGGCGGTGCCGTACCTGGCGGCGCTCGGCGTGTCGCACCTGCACCTGTCGCCGCTGCTGGAGGCGGTGGCCGGCTCCACGCACGGCTACGACACCCTCGACCACAGCCGGATCAGCGAGCAGCTGGGCGGCGAGGGGGCGCTGCGCGAGCTGGCCGCGGAGGCGGCGGCCCACGGGCTGGCGCTGATCGCGGACGTGGTGCCGAACCACATGGCGCTGCCGGTGCCGGAGCGGCTGAACGGCCCGCTGTGGGAGGTGCTGAAGAACGGCCCGGACGACCCGTTCGCGGCCTGGTTCGACATCGACTGGGCGGCCCAGCCGGGCCCGGTGGACGCGCCGGACCGGGGCCGGCTGCTGCTGCCGCTGCTGGGCGACCGGCTGGGCGCGGTGCTGGAGCAGCTGGTGGTGGACGGCGGGGTGCTGCGCTACCACGAGCACGAGTTCCCGCTGCGGCCCGGCACGGAGGGCCTGCCGCTGGCGGAGCTGCTGGAGCGGCAGTGGTACCGGCTGTGCTGGTGGCAGCTGGCCGACGAGCAGCTCAACTACCGGCGCTTCTTCACCGTGAACGACCTGATCGCCGTCCGGGTGGAGGTCCCGGAGGTGTTCGAGGCGACGCACGGGGTGCTGCTGCGGCTGCACCGGGAGGGCGTGCTGGCGGGCTTCCGGATCGACCACCCGGACGGGCTGGCCGATCCGCGCGGGTACCTGCGGCGGCTCGCGGAGGCGACCGGCGGGGCGTACACGGTGGTGGAGAAGATCCTGACCGGGGACGAGGCGCTGCCCGCGGACTGGCCGTGCGCGGGGACGACGGGGTACGACGCGCTGCGCCGGATCGACGGGGTGCTGACCGACCGGCGGGGCGCGGAGAAGCTGTTCGCGGCCTACCGGCGGGACGTGGGCGAGGCGGTCGACCCGGCGGGCGCGGGCCGGGCGGGACGGGCCGGGATGGTCGCGCCGGGCGGGGCGCTGTCGGCGGAGACCGAGCGGCTGGTGCGCCTGGTGGGGCGGATCTGCGCGGAGGGCCCGGAGCTGGCGGACCACTCGCCGCTGGCGGTGCGCCGGGCGCTGGAGCAGGTGCTGACCGGCTACCCGGTGTACCGGCCGTACGTGGTGCCGGGCGAGGAGGCCCCGCCGGAGGCCCGGGCGGCGCTGGCGGCCCCGGCGGACGCCTCGGACACCGAGCTGCTGGTGCGGGCGCTGGCGCTGGGCGGGCTGGGCCGGTCGGCGGCGAAGGACGAGTTCTGCCACCGGTTCGGGCAGACGGCGTCGGCGGTGGCGGCCAAGGGCGTGGAGGACACCGCGTTCTACCGGTTCAACGCGCTGCTGTCGCTGAACGAGGTGGGCGGCCTGCCGGAGCGCCCGGGCGTGTCGGTGGAGGAGTTCCACCACTGGTGCGCCGGGCAGGAGCGGCTGTGGCCGGCGGCGATGACGGCGCTGTCCACCCACGACACCAAGCGCAGCGCGGACGCCCGGGCGCGGCTGGCGGTGCTGGCGGAGCTGCCGGAGGTGTGGGCGGCGGAGTGCGCGGCGTGGACGCTGGCGGCGGGGCCGTGCGCGGACCGCTCGACGGCGTGGCTGCTGTGGCAGACGCTGCTGGCGGGGTGGCCGCTGTCCGGGGAGCGGCTGCTGGGGGTGGTGCTGAAGTCGGTGCGGGAGGCGAAGCGGCGCACCTCGTGGAAGGAGCCGGACGCGGGGTTCGAGGGCTGGCTGGCGCAGTACGTGCGGGGGGCGCTGGCCAATCCGGGGCTGTGTCCGCGGATCGCCGGGTTCGCCGGGCTGATCGCGCCGTTCGCCCGGGTGAACTCGCTGTCGGCGGCGCTGCTGCACCTGCTGGTGCCGGGCGTGCCGGACGTGTTCCAGGGCGGCGAGGAGCCGCTGTACACGCTGGTCGACCCGGACAACCGGGCGCCGGTGGACCTGGGGGCGCTGGCGGTGCGGCTGACCGACTCGCCGGAGCCGCGGCCGGGCGACCTGGCCCGGGAGAAGCTGCACCTGACCACCACGGCGCTGCACCTGCGCCGCTCGGGCGCGCTGGGCTCGTACCGGCCGCTGGCGGCGGACGGCCCGGCCGCCGAGCACCTGGTGGCGTTCGGGCGCGGCGAGCGGGTGCTGGGCGCGGCGACCAGGCTGCCGTACGGGCTGCACCGGGCGGGCGGCTGGCGGGAGACGGTGCTGGAGCTGCCGCCGGGCCGCTGGACGGACCTGCTGACGGAGCGCCGCTTCACCGGCGGCCCGGTCGAACTGTCGTATCTGTTCCGGCAGTCGCCGGTGGCACTGCTCTCGGAGGGGTCGTGA
- a CDS encoding transketolase translates to MTSEATRTAAGYPDLPRLISLMVGDEKHSPAAHSTLDALWVLYDRVLDVHPGNVDAQDRDRFLLSKGHGPMAYYAVLAAKGFFPVELLPSFGAYDSPLGHHPDRVLVPGAEIGSGSLGHGLPLAVGTALGLRAQGLERPAVWTLIGDAEFDEGSNHEAVAFAGAVGLERLNVVVIDNSSATHGWSGGIAARFAGEGWSTATVDGRDHEQLYRAFTAPHPGRPHAVVARTEPKNS, encoded by the coding sequence ATGACGAGCGAAGCGACCCGCACCGCGGCGGGGTACCCCGACCTGCCGCGCCTGATCTCCCTGATGGTCGGCGACGAGAAGCACTCCCCGGCCGCCCACTCCACCCTGGACGCCCTGTGGGTGCTGTACGACCGGGTGCTGGACGTGCACCCGGGCAACGTCGACGCGCAGGACCGCGACCGGTTCCTGCTCTCCAAGGGTCACGGCCCGATGGCGTACTACGCGGTGCTGGCCGCCAAGGGCTTCTTCCCGGTGGAGCTGCTGCCCAGCTTCGGCGCCTACGACTCGCCGCTGGGGCACCACCCGGACCGGGTGCTGGTGCCCGGCGCGGAGATCGGCTCCGGCTCGCTGGGCCACGGCCTGCCGCTGGCGGTGGGCACCGCGCTGGGCCTGCGGGCGCAGGGGCTGGAGCGCCCGGCAGTGTGGACGCTGATCGGGGACGCCGAGTTCGACGAGGGCTCCAACCACGAGGCGGTGGCCTTCGCCGGGGCGGTCGGCCTGGAGCGGCTGAACGTCGTCGTGATCGACAACTCCTCGGCCACCCACGGCTGGAGCGGCGGCATCGCGGCCCGCTTCGCCGGCGAGGGCTGGTCGACGGCCACCGTCGACGGCCGCGACCACGAGCAGCTGTACCGGGCGTTCACCGCCCCGCACCCGGGCCGCCCGCACGCGGTGGTGGCCCGCACCGAACCCAAGAACAGCTGA
- a CDS encoding sulfurtransferase codes for MTAPPSAASPAAAPPPAVPPLVDAGWLAARLGRPGLVVLDAGVGAHRHPDARIPGARAFDLDGALSDHASALPHTMPSAADLQRELRALGVDDGSTVVVYDGAGVYSAPRAWWMLRAVGLDRAAVLDGGLPAWRAAGHPVDTGPRLPCPAGDFTARPRPGLFADRDAVAAALTDPDTAVLDARAHERFTGAAPEPRPHLRRGHLPGSTSLPFTDLLTPDGRYLPRPALHERLTAATGGRPRLITSCGSGVTACVLAFAAHLTGHPAPAVYDGSWSDWGRPETALPIATGP; via the coding sequence ATGACCGCACCGCCGTCCGCCGCCTCCCCGGCCGCCGCCCCGCCGCCCGCCGTCCCGCCGCTGGTCGACGCCGGGTGGCTGGCTGCCCGGCTGGGCCGCCCCGGCCTGGTGGTCCTGGACGCGGGCGTCGGCGCGCACCGGCACCCGGACGCCCGGATCCCCGGGGCGCGCGCGTTCGACCTGGACGGCGCGCTGTCCGACCACGCCTCCGCGCTGCCGCACACCATGCCCTCCGCCGCCGACCTCCAGCGCGAACTGCGCGCCCTGGGCGTCGACGACGGCTCCACGGTGGTGGTGTACGACGGCGCGGGCGTGTACTCCGCCCCCCGCGCCTGGTGGATGCTGCGCGCCGTCGGCCTCGACCGGGCCGCCGTCCTGGACGGCGGGCTGCCGGCCTGGCGGGCCGCCGGGCACCCCGTCGACACCGGGCCCCGACTCCCCTGCCCCGCCGGTGACTTCACCGCCCGGCCGCGCCCGGGCCTGTTCGCCGACCGGGACGCCGTGGCCGCCGCCCTCACCGACCCGGACACCGCCGTGCTGGACGCCCGCGCCCACGAGCGCTTCACCGGCGCCGCCCCCGAACCCCGCCCCCACCTGCGCCGCGGCCACCTCCCCGGCTCCACCAGCCTCCCCTTCACCGACCTGCTCACCCCCGACGGCCGCTACCTCCCCCGACCGGCCCTGCACGAGCGCCTCACCGCCGCCACCGGCGGCCGCCCCCGCCTGATCACCTCCTGCGGCTCCGGCGTCACCGCCTGCGTCCTCGCCTTCGCCGCCCACCTCACCGGCCACCCCGCCCCCGCCGTCTACGACGGCTCCTGGTCCGACTGGGGCCGCCCGGAAACCGCCCTCCCGATCGCCACCGGCCCCTGA
- the treZ gene encoding malto-oligosyltrehalose trehalohydrolase has product MRYGVWAPDAKVVEVEVGAVPYLLERDPDRPGWWCGEAPEGDYGFRLNGGRALPDPRSARQPFGPDGLSRPVDHGAFAWSETAWRGRPLPGSVVYELHVGTFTPGGTFDAAAERLDHLVDLGVDFVELMPVCAFPGRSGWGYDGVDLWAVHEPYGGPDGLKRFVDAAHRRGLGVILDVVHNHLGPSGNYLPQYGPYFTDRHQTPWGSAVNLDAPGSDEVRAFLVGSALAWLRDYRIDGLRLDAVHALVDTRARHFLEELSAEVGKLAAATGRPLFLVGESDLNDPRTTAAREAGGQGLDAQWSDDFHHALHCLLTGESQGYYADFAADPYAALAKTLTGGFFHDGSWSSFRERSHGRPFPPERGHRLLGYAQTHDQVGNRATGDRLAASLPPGRLAAAAALVLTSPFTPMLFMGEEWGAGTPWQYFTDHTDPQLAEAVRQGRRREFAGHGWRAEDVPDPQSPETVAASTLDWSEPQRAPHAELLSWYRELIRLRRAAPELADGDLAAVRVRHDAAAGWLAVHRGRYRVLVRLGGDGGPLPVPLEAPFGEVAASFGEVAAGPGGAVLLGPDAVAVVRTA; this is encoded by the coding sequence ATGCGGTACGGGGTGTGGGCGCCGGACGCCAAGGTGGTCGAGGTCGAGGTCGGGGCGGTCCCGTACCTGCTGGAGCGCGATCCGGACCGGCCGGGCTGGTGGTGCGGCGAGGCGCCGGAGGGCGACTACGGGTTCCGGCTGAACGGGGGCCGGGCGCTGCCGGACCCGCGCTCGGCCCGGCAGCCGTTCGGCCCGGACGGGCTGAGCCGGCCGGTGGACCACGGCGCGTTCGCCTGGTCGGAGACGGCCTGGCGGGGGCGCCCGCTGCCCGGGTCGGTGGTGTACGAGCTGCACGTGGGCACCTTCACCCCCGGGGGCACGTTCGACGCGGCCGCCGAGAGGCTCGACCACCTGGTCGACCTGGGCGTGGACTTCGTCGAGCTGATGCCGGTGTGCGCGTTCCCGGGCCGCTCCGGCTGGGGGTACGACGGGGTGGACCTGTGGGCGGTGCACGAGCCGTACGGCGGGCCGGACGGGCTGAAGCGGTTCGTGGACGCGGCGCACCGGCGCGGGCTCGGCGTGATACTGGACGTGGTGCACAACCACCTCGGCCCCTCGGGCAACTACCTGCCGCAGTACGGCCCGTACTTCACCGACCGGCACCAGACGCCGTGGGGTTCGGCGGTCAACCTGGACGCGCCGGGCTCGGACGAGGTGCGGGCGTTCCTGGTCGGCAGCGCGCTGGCCTGGCTGCGGGACTACCGGATCGACGGGCTGCGGCTGGACGCGGTGCACGCCCTGGTGGACACCCGGGCCCGGCACTTCCTGGAGGAGCTCTCCGCCGAGGTGGGGAAGCTGGCGGCGGCGACCGGGCGCCCGCTGTTCCTGGTCGGCGAGTCGGACCTGAACGACCCGCGCACCACCGCCGCCCGGGAGGCGGGCGGCCAGGGCCTGGACGCGCAGTGGAGCGACGACTTCCACCACGCGCTGCACTGCCTGCTGACCGGCGAGTCGCAGGGCTACTACGCGGACTTCGCCGCCGACCCGTACGCGGCGCTCGCCAAGACCCTCACCGGGGGCTTCTTCCACGACGGGAGCTGGTCCTCGTTCCGGGAGCGCTCGCACGGCCGGCCGTTCCCGCCGGAGCGCGGGCACCGGCTGCTGGGCTACGCGCAGACCCACGACCAGGTCGGCAACCGGGCCACCGGCGACCGGCTCGCCGCGTCGCTGCCGCCGGGGCGGCTGGCCGCGGCGGCGGCGCTGGTGCTGACCTCGCCGTTCACGCCGATGCTGTTCATGGGCGAGGAGTGGGGCGCGGGCACGCCCTGGCAGTACTTCACCGACCACACCGACCCGCAGCTGGCCGAGGCCGTCCGGCAGGGGCGGCGGCGGGAGTTCGCCGGGCACGGCTGGCGGGCCGAGGATGTCCCGGACCCGCAGAGCCCGGAGACGGTGGCCGCCTCGACCCTGGACTGGTCCGAGCCGCAGCGCGCCCCGCACGCCGAACTGCTGTCCTGGTACCGGGAGTTGATCCGGCTGCGGCGGGCCGCCCCGGAGCTGGCGGACGGCGACCTGGCGGCGGTGCGGGTGCGCCACGACGCGGCGGCGGGCTGGCTGGCGGTGCACCGGGGCCGCTACCGGGTGCTGGTGCGGCTCGGCGGCGACGGCGGGCCGCTGCCCGTCCCGCTGGAGGCCCCGTTCGGCGAGGTGGCGGCCTCGTTCGGCGAGGTGGCGGCCGGGCCGGGCGGCGCGGTGCTGCTCGGCCCGGACGCGGTGGCGGTGGTGCGCACCGCCTGA
- a CDS encoding transketolase family protein has product MREQFAATVTELLERDPRTALVLADIGVAQFPEAARAHPDRVVNVGIREQLLIGVAGGLALTGMRPIAHTFASFLIERPFEQVKLDLVHQDVGAVLVSAAGSYDWPAGGRTHMSPGDVALLDTLPDWHVHVPGHPAEADLLLRHAVAAGDTRQYVRLSAHQNAEPRPVAPGRFLAVRQGSGAAGVVLAVGPMLDAVLAATETLDVTVLYAATVRPFDGAGLRAALGERADVVLVEPYLAGTSERAAHHALAELPHRVLSLGVPLAEHRHYGSVPEHLAAYGLDAAGLHARIAEYLW; this is encoded by the coding sequence ATGCGCGAGCAGTTCGCCGCCACCGTCACCGAGTTGCTGGAGCGCGACCCGCGCACCGCGCTGGTGCTCGCCGACATCGGGGTCGCGCAGTTCCCCGAAGCGGCCCGCGCCCACCCCGACCGGGTGGTCAACGTCGGCATCCGCGAGCAGCTGCTGATCGGCGTCGCGGGCGGCCTGGCGCTGACCGGGATGCGCCCGATCGCCCACACCTTCGCCAGCTTCCTGATCGAACGGCCCTTCGAGCAGGTCAAGTTGGACCTGGTGCACCAGGACGTCGGGGCCGTCCTGGTGTCCGCCGCGGGCTCCTACGACTGGCCGGCCGGCGGCCGCACCCACATGTCCCCGGGGGACGTCGCCCTGCTCGACACCCTGCCCGACTGGCACGTGCACGTCCCCGGCCACCCCGCCGAGGCCGACCTGCTGCTGCGCCACGCGGTCGCCGCCGGCGACACCCGGCAGTACGTCCGGCTCTCCGCGCACCAGAACGCCGAGCCCCGGCCCGTCGCGCCGGGCCGGTTCCTGGCCGTGCGGCAGGGCTCCGGGGCCGCCGGCGTGGTGCTGGCGGTCGGCCCGATGCTGGACGCGGTGCTGGCGGCCACCGAGACGCTGGACGTGACGGTGCTGTACGCGGCCACCGTCCGCCCGTTCGACGGGGCCGGCCTGCGCGCCGCGCTGGGCGAGCGGGCCGACGTGGTGCTGGTGGAGCCCTACCTGGCGGGCACCTCGGAGCGCGCGGCGCACCACGCGCTGGCCGAACTGCCGCACCGCGTCCTGTCCCTGGGAGTGCCGCTGGCCGAGCACCGGCACTACGGCTCGGTCCCCGAGCACCTGGCCGCCTACGGCCTGGACGCCGCCGGGCTGCACGCCCGGATCGCCGAGTACCTCTGGTAG
- the soxR gene encoding redox-sensitive transcriptional activator SoxR — MAPSRHDVLTIGQLAERSGLAASALRYYESLGLIHSTRTAGNQRRYPRSALRRIAFVRAAQQVGLSLDEARAALSRLPEDRAPSTRQWDAVAAAWQHRIDRQIDELQLMRAKLTGCIGCGCLSLTRCGLYNAADRAGAAGPGARYLLTRDPDTGPEPGPGPDAEE, encoded by the coding sequence ATGGCCCCCTCCCGGCACGACGTCCTCACCATCGGCCAACTCGCCGAGCGCAGCGGCCTGGCCGCCTCCGCGCTGCGCTACTACGAGAGCCTCGGGCTGATCCACTCCACCCGCACCGCCGGGAACCAGCGCCGCTACCCGCGCTCCGCGCTGCGCCGGATCGCCTTCGTCCGGGCCGCCCAGCAGGTCGGGCTCAGCCTCGACGAGGCCCGCGCCGCGCTCTCCCGGCTCCCCGAGGACCGCGCCCCCAGCACCCGCCAGTGGGACGCCGTGGCCGCCGCCTGGCAGCACCGGATCGACCGGCAGATCGACGAACTCCAGCTGATGCGCGCCAAGTTGACCGGCTGCATCGGCTGCGGCTGCCTCTCCCTGACCCGCTGCGGCCTCTACAACGCCGCCGACCGGGCCGGCGCCGCCGGGCCCGGCGCCCGCTACCTGCTCACCCGGGACCCGGACACCGGCCCCGAACCCGGGCCCGGCCCGGACGCCGAGGAGTGA